Part of the Desulfotomaculum sp. genome, AATACCAGGAATAGACCGGATAATCTTTATAGCACCGGAACAAGAGACAGTCAAGCGCACGACAGTTGTTTCTATCTGAGCAATAAAGCGTTTAATAACATCCGTACGGCTTAAGCAAAGAGTGGTTTTACCAGCCTGAACTTCGCTGATGGTACAGTCAATAGCTAAAGCAATAATGTCTTGATTTTTAAGCGTTGAGCCGTGTAAAAGCGGCCGAAAATCAAATTAAAGAATAGCGCACAGGCAATCATTTTCATGGCGTTTTGTGCCTTGAGCGCAGCGAAAGGAATGATTATAAAAATGAAATGTATGAATTGCGGTCATGAAGGCAAACTTGATCAATTTAAGCTCATTAGCTTAAAATATGCCGGTGGAGATAGGTGCTGCGGTCCGACTTTTTCGGTACGAGAGTGTCCTAAATGTGGCAAGGAGCAGACGGTTGATACCGATAGAGAACTTTTTATGGAAGCTTCTCAAGGCAGAATTAAGGAGGAAAAAATGTAATGTTGGCAGGAATAGTTTCGAACATTCAGCATTTTTCAATATTCGATGGGCCAGGAGTACGTACTACAATTTTTCTCAAGGGTTGCCGGCTAAGGTGTCACTGGTGCCATAACCCGGAAGGGGTACGGCGCTTTCCGGAGGTTTTTCATTTATGGCCTAATTGCAATGATTGTGGTAACTGCGACGATATGTGTCCTACCGGAGCCATGCAAGTAGTAGAAAGAAAGTGGCATGAGGGAGGAATTGTTACGTTTGATGTTCCCGGTGAGAGAGGGGTTGAATTTGTGCCCATGCAGTTGAAAAGCAAGATGATCAGAAAGATAAGAATAGATAAGGGTCTTTGCATTGGTTGTCAAAAGTGTGTTGAGGAATGTCCTGAAGGTGCTTTTATTGTCTCTGGTGATTTCATGACAGTAGACGAGGTAATGAAAGAAGTTGAAGAGGATCGCCCAATGTATGAAAATTCCGGCGGAGGAATAACAGTGTCGGGGGGGGAGCCAACGGCACAACCCAATTTTTGTCTTGCTTTACTTAAGACAGCCAAAGAAAAAGGAATAGGTACCGCTCTCGATACCTGTGGCTATGTAAAATGGGAAATTTTAAATGAGATACTTGATTATACTGATGTTGTTCTTTTTGACCTTAAACATATGGATCCCGAAGCACACAAGAGATTTAGCGGGGTATCGAACGAACTTATACTAGAAAACGCCAGGCGGATAATTGGGAGAGAAGGGGTAGAAATAAAAATACGTGTTCCAATAATTCCGGAAGGTAATGATTCAGAAGAAAATTTGAAGGATACTGCTAAATTTATTTCCTCACTAGGTTTTAAAAAGGTTGACATTCTTCCTTTCCATCCATGGGCTGGACAGAGCTACAGATTATTAGGCCTGGAGTACCCGTTTGCCGTGGGGGAATGGTACTCTGATAAAAAGTTAGAGAAAATAGAAGAAATTTTTAAGTCTTACGGTTTAGAACCAAATAGAATGGGGGGGTAGGCCCCCCATTGCCAGGATCTCAAACTTTATGTTTTCTCTGCTAAAGAAGAAGGGGCTTTAAAATATCTCCCCGGTTATGGAGAAAAGCCCTCATGGGACTGACCTATGGCG contains:
- a CDS encoding glycyl-radical enzyme activating protein; translation: MLAGIVSNIQHFSIFDGPGVRTTIFLKGCRLRCHWCHNPEGVRRFPEVFHLWPNCNDCGNCDDMCPTGAMQVVERKWHEGGIVTFDVPGERGVEFVPMQLKSKMIRKIRIDKGLCIGCQKCVEECPEGAFIVSGDFMTVDEVMKEVEEDRPMYENSGGGITVSGGEPTAQPNFCLALLKTAKEKGIGTALDTCGYVKWEILNEILDYTDVVLFDLKHMDPEAHKRFSGVSNELILENARRIIGREGVEIKIRVPIIPEGNDSEENLKDTAKFISSLGFKKVDILPFHPWAGQSYRLLGLEYPFAVGEWYSDKKLEKIEEIFKSYGLEPNRMGG